The genomic interval ACAACCCTCACCACACCTGAATCTGCCCAATGAGATCTCAGATCTCCGGGCATCCAAGCTAAGGCCTAAGGGCACTCGTAGTTTTTGCGTGAAGAAAAGGCTTtagtggagagagagagagagagagagagagagagagcagctTGGGCTGAGGGTGACGGGTGACCAAGGCAGCAGTGCATTATCGCAAAAGGACAGGGATGACGAAGAGGTAAGACTCACATGATAGCTGGGTTGTGCTTATCCAGATTAAGAACATTACCAGTTTACCACACAAAGAGGTCAGGCAAAGCCAACAACCAACGGAAGCTCTAAGCAAACAATCAAACGCCGGTGCCCACGTGGGTGCGAACGCGTACATTGTCCCTAGCCCTTAGTCCATGACtagtctctctctcatttccgTCGTCTTCAACCTCCGACGGCCAATCTCCACCGTTGAAACCAGGGGGCCACTTCCGCCATGGACTTTTTCTCTCTCATTCCTTTTGCATTGCCATAACTCCAATGGCAGTCTGTAAGTTGTACGGTCCAGGACACGTACGTGTCCTTTTGCATAATGATCGGAACAAGAGTCTATTATTAGTCACCATTCCACTCCCAAGTCCCAACTTTAAAAGTCCTAATCCCTCAAAAAAGAGTGTTGGATCAAATGAAATTGCACCATCTCGTACAAAGTTTTCGTTGCATATGACAACCCTTTTTTCTAAATAACCTCTTTTTGGATTAAGAATGAGTATCAACAACTAAAGACAACGCAATCATTTTTTTGGTCACATTTATAGTTCACCaattaaatcaaataaagTCATCATTTGAACACATGAAGTGGGGATTCCGCACTAAAATGTTTTCATGGTGGCACCCAATGTAACTACTGAACCACTCGACGAAGCAGAAAAATATCAATGGTTGTTCTTTACGTCACCATTAGTAATTTGTATATTTTAGCACTCTTTTTGTCCAAATACCTTAAATTGCTTATTATCCATCAAGGCATCAAGCAGCTTTGCCTTATTGAGTATTACATTCAATGATTTTTGAAGTGAaccttgtttttcttgtttgtgtACTTTGATTCTCTCCATCACATCCGTCTTCTTCTCGTGAAAACAACTTGCAACTGCACACAGCACAGCAATTTGTGGAAGAAACTATATGGAACAAGTTTTGATAAAATATACAAGATGATAAATCACCGACACAAGAGGAACTAGTTAATGAAATCACTGTTAGCGATCCAGGTCAGGAACCCGAAATAACAAACTAAACACGGGGGGaattaataagaaaaagatTCAAATGAAGCATGATTCACAGCTAATTAAAACAACGGTATAGGTAGGCACTACTACTACTTTCATCTAATGGAGCTCACATCTGATCTCCAAGGGTTGACTGGTTTAGTGTATTTTAGAGAACTCTGCAGTAATCTAGGGTTATACATCCTCCACGACATTGGCATTGCCGCGCATAATGTATACAATTCAACTTCAACTTGATGAGGAACGGTTGGatcctttcttcttcattgtCAACGAGCAATGTCTGACTTTGCAGTGTATTCCAGTTGTTGCTCTTTCTCCCAACTTAGCCCAGAATGCTTCGGTGCATATTCCTGTTCAAACCCATCATCGATTAACCGACGGCTAAGATCTCATGGATCATTCCTATTCCATGTAAAGGTGGGGATATAATGTACCTCTAGTTTGCACATGAGTTCCTCAGCTGTTGGGGAAGAAACAATAATGTGCCTAGCTGCAGGGTCAATGAAACCTTCATCCACAGCGTTGTCTATGAAGGTCAACAGTGAGTTGTAGTACCCATCTACATTTAACAACCCCACCTGTAAcagaaaattaattttagtCACCCCTAATTGTTACAGTGTTAATAATATCAAGCACAAAGTTACATAATTTCCTGACTGTAACAAAAGACTAACTTACTGGTTTCTGATGAATTCCCAACTGAGCCCAAGTGATCACTTCCAAGAGTTCTTCTAAGGTACCATAGCCACCTGCAGTTAAACATACACAACTGGGAATTAGCTTAATTCGAAAATGCCTGTTTCGACATAGCTAGTTTCGATGAACAAGGTGCTTGTGCTCATAACTATTAGTAGAGGAAATTGATTACCTGGCAAGGCAACAAAGGCATCAGCTTGGCGAGCCATTTCAGCTTTGCGCTGGTGCATACCAGATACAGCTCTTACTTCTCCCACAGGCTCTCCAGTGATCTGAGATTACATTAGACAATATGAGTTGAAAAGCAATGACTTTATCAGTAACTAGTAACTGTAGAAATGGAGCAAGACATTTCAAGTACCTCTCTTGGCATGAGAGTTCTGGGAATTACTCTGCACATAGTGAAACAAAAAGAGATTAATAAACAAGTCCTGCTGATGATTAGAAGTTTAGAACTTGAAAAGAAAGCAATGAAAAAGTGTATGAATTACCCCAACACGTGGCGACCACCATCATAAACAGCTTGTGAGACCTGACCCATCAAACCAATGCTCCCTCCTCCATAAACCAAGTcgatgtttctttcaacctgtaAAACTTTTTATATATTAGATACCTGACGTGCTTAGTTCAAAcatcaaaaaaacaaaacactaTAGTCACGCCTCTTTATTCAATAATTCTTTCTGACCAATTTTCAATCATTAGTTTACTCCGTTATCATCATCCATACATCCACTcaatcaaaagttcaaaacaaCAAGCAGCTGATGAACAGGTCTTCAACCAGACCCTGTTCCAAAGCTTAGTACTACGAGAATTTGGGATCGGAATCATAGATTGGTAAACGTATCTCAAAGACAAATGGCTTATCCATTGAACTAGTGAGCTTCAATACCAGCAATACCTCGGTGAAAGATGCTGTATGTTTGGGGTTACAACTAAAAATGCTTCATTTTTTTGGTTTACAAGTGAAAATGCTTTTTGGTGTAACTGGATAAGTGAATCCTAGAAAGTAAACCCAACAAACTTCATGAATGACACATAAATCTCCATTTTCACATGCTAAGCTTTAATGAAAATGGACAGGGGAGCTAAAAATGGAAGCTTTGCAAATAAAGGTGGAAGCTTTACAAATGAAGAGTGAGATTAGGAGTAGTACCAGCTGTTTTCCAAGTTGAACAGCAGCAAGCTGATAACTTGGGTTCTTCCCAGGACTGCTACCACAGAAAACACAGATACGTTTGAATCTTGAAGATTTCATGACACCCTCTTGTTGTTGCTCTTGAATGTTCTCCATTAGAGGAAATTGAGGCTTCAAATGGACTACGATATGGTTTGCTTCAGATTGGGAATTGTTCTAAGcttgggagagagagagagagagagagagagagaccccCAAGAGTGAAATGGACCAATGTGTTTGTGTTATGCTTAACACTCAAAAACGAGCCATGGACATTGCCAAAAAGGATTTTGCTTTGGGCAGAAAGATGATGAGGGAATGAAAAATGATCCTATTGGATCCCTGTTttatatagaaaattaaaattaaaagaaatatatggaaTGACCAGAATACAAGTGACACGTCATAtctttctttcaatttctcgTCTCGCGATTTATTACGGAATGGATTTTGGTCATTAGTCATTACACATTGAAATAGTTATCGTGTTGTTTTGTTCCTTAATTTTTGGAACCAAAATGACGGTGTGCCGGGTTTTATTCCAATTTGTTCTTCAGAAGAGGACAGATAAGAAAAATTAGTAAACATATTTGAAAACAGTTGTGATGattcaaagataaacactacaCATGAGAAATGTTACCTCATTTGAGAATTGTAAGTTTTTCTTGCACTATGAAAAACCACAAACCGATCAATTTTGAACGTTTAATTTCATAAGCTATTAACAATTAATAGGTAAGATATCTTAGAAACGCGCGAATGAGAATTTCTTGAATAAGAGTAGAAAAATATAGTATCGAATTTCAAATTTGTAGTAACAAATTTGAAATTCCAATATTCATTATTGATTCACATGCTTATAATCATTTATCAGTTATTCCACATTTCAACAACAAATCACAGCCAAAAACCTCAACTTGCAATTTGATGATCCGACATATTACGATGCAACCTTCCCATTCCGTTTGCCACTTTGCATAGCACACATTATGGCCATTCATAGTTTAAATTCTAAAAATCACTGTTCTTTAATTTTTAGCTGACAATAATGATAATAGAtgttataaatataaatcaactTGGCAAATGGCTAGTTGAGACTGTTGAGCTCCATGTACTGCAATCTTTCTTAGGCCACGTCGACCCATACATCAACTATGTTAATAATGGCATAGTATACAATCATGACGCCATGCAATATGCTTGGAAGATTCTCCAAGTACATTAGGAAGTGACTTATTGGATCAATAAGATGACATAACTCATTTGTtaattagaagaagaaaaaagaatactATTGTGCTACACTAGCCAGATGGTTTTTCGTGCAATGTTGTTCTTCTACTTGCAAATTAATATAGGTCGCTGCTAGAGTAGTAGAATATGAGTAAGCCTGGCTATTAAGATTGAATCATAGatctatataattatatatctaGCTAGCTATTCATTACCCTAATAGTACGGTTTCTAAGATCTTTCCAACCATGTTGAAAGCAATTATATCATGCGTATGAATATTTCACTCAATAAGTACCATTATGTTTGATCTTCTATTAATTCGTGATGGTTTTGATACTTCCACTAAAAGGAATTCATTAGGTGGCAATCTCCGTTCCATGGGTTTGTCAAGCATTCTTGATGATATTCTACAACACATCTCATGTGAATCATATAAGTCATGTAGCATTGTGCAACCGCGTGAATTCTTCTTAATCATTTGTTTTTAGTTGTGACAAAGATGAAAATGCATGTACGTAATTAAGTCatacatatatgtatgaaGAACACAATAGCTTGAATGTATGTATTCATCTTCAATTTGTTCTAAGTGTATACGTAttcatttaatatatttttgtaaGTCTTGCAGTCTATTTTATcataaaaaacaaagaaacaaaattcataTAATAGTCAATGAAAATTACTTGAATGTGAATTATCACGTGTGTGAATGCTAATTAGCCGATAGATAGGTAAGCTAGCTACCATATCTTATTCCCACATATGAAGAATCTCTACGCGGCATATTCCTTTTCAATCAATCAAACCAAGTTCAATGTGAAAGAGATACATCGAGGGACCTTCGATCTAGCTATTTGCTTTGCATTAGAATGTTCCAAAGTAAGTTTTCATATTGATCTTTTGAAAGATGAAagttcaaatgtaaatattgaACTAGCAAAGAAAAAGCTTCAATGCCGTAAACGGCTCTCGCTGGTTTATCTCTAATTAATTAACAATTTTCAACACCTGATGCTGCCACTTTTAACTCTAATATtagattaattacatttaacaactaatcaTCTTTGATTTGTTCATATGCATGTGCTATCACACATATATGTAGaacttatttatttatttttctcaacaacaaaaaacccTGATTTATCAGCAACCTAGTTTTATAAAATTTTGTTAATGAGTAGGAGGAGATCGTAAATGACTAAATGAAGAGGACATCGTGAATATATAAATTCAGGAGTATGAACAAATCAATCTTGTTGAATGTTGAAGATTGGTTTCATAGTTTAGCACTGGCTAATTAACCTATGAGGCTATGAGTTACGAACATCTCAATTAGGATCGCTATGCACCAAACTTTTGATGTCAGCATCAAAGCAAAGAGAGATCATTCTAAGTTGAATTAATCGACTGAACTGTGATTAAACAGTCACTGGCTTCCGGTCACAACATAACGCAATGAAAGTGATTGCATAAAATGCAGACCTCTTTAAAGTCGTAACCTTTGTCTAATGTATAATGTATGATAAGCACGCTATATATATTAACTGCATTAATAGTCGGTTCGCCTTGCAAAACCCTAACAATTAATATTATTCCACATTTCCACAAGTCAAAAATCACAAGTCGGAAAGCATAGCTAGGCCAAATAGCGAATCAACAACCAATTTAAGAAAGCATTATAATAAATATAGCTTGAATTCTTTAAAGGAGTTGTGGATCACTATCATTCGAGTAAAATTcctcaaatacaaaaggagAATAGGTTCGTGCTTACGCATGATGTGTTGTATAGGTTTGGTTCAATCTACCTCCCCATAAGTCGCAAATTCCTCACATCTTCACCCGGCCTGCTGCTCTTTCTCTATTTGACCGAATAACtttaaaaaggaaaagaactCTCTGATCTATCCTCTAAGATAAAGTTAGGTTTTATTAATTGatagaaagagagaagaaaatgaaaaaataatattgcACACAAGTGAACATCACATAGCAAAAGATATTATGAATCTTGCAGACGATTATTTAAAGGCTCTACTTCAATCAAATATGTTTCCCACAAGCTAGCTAATCTAATCTGtctcaaataaaaaatcagtctcaaatatattgatggCCTCGTGTTAGGGTTCTTATTTCTGCCATCAAATCAATTATAATACTCATTCCCTTAATCTCTCCCGCAACCCTAGTTGCCTATTTCTTAAGCCTGAAAGAACCAAATTGCATATAACGGCCATATGCATCTACATACACACACCTGTCTCTGCAACTCCGGCTCATTATCTTGCATTCTTGCTTAGCTGACCAAACGAGACAATTTTCATTCTATATTTCTACGTGctgtttttatttgattaatcTGCACCAAAAAGGTAATTCTTGGCGTTTTTTGACTAACAATGGATTTCCTATAGGGTTTGGTTGGTGCTTAATATATAATCCTGTGGATCAGAGACGAACACATCTCCAAATTAAAGGGAGGATTGATCTGGAAAAGGTGGTAAGAAGAATCAAGAGGGGACTGACTTAATATCATTCATGCACACATCTGGATATATATCGAATCTATATAATTATTCTGGTGGAGTTATATACGGGGAAGCAATGACGTATTTGTGTATGACCTTTTCGAGTCTAATCTCATATGATCGATGTGTTTCGGTTCATATATAAAATCGCGAACTTCCTTTACTTTTAGGTTTAAGTCGGCAAGTCAGATCTCGTGCACTACGTACTCTAAGACGACTGATAGAGAATTCGCGATGGATCCGGATGTCGTCCGCCGTCGGCCGACTTATATGACTATCCATCGGAGTATGGAAACCACGATCCCACGTGGCAATGGGAAGCAGTAGTCGTACTAAGAAAGAGAGATTAGAGAGTGACGTGTAAATTGCTTTCCTCCCGGCCATGTTATGGTCGTTAAGCTTTAGGAGCTGGTGAGTGGGAAATGGACGATAAAGTTGGAGCGTAAAGATATTTTATTCGATGAGTGATACAGTCCCTTGTAGATTCAGAATTCTAATCGATAATAGAGACATTTGTATAATGGTCACGATTACGTACTGTGATATCTTCTATTATATTGTCTAATTAGTGATCGATCGATCAGTAATTCAGCATAATTACTATATTATCTAGCTCTTACGTATGCCGCAAGCTAGtcaaatgccgatttgcaatACCGAACTGCATCATACATGACCTCGATCAGGATCATCGTCGGTCGAGTTCCAGAGTCTCCATGCTGCTGCCCAAATTCCAGCATCCATTTATGGGATAATTATGATAATGAAATGATGAAAGAAACTTAAGAAACCCAATGAGAACGTAAAATGGAGTATATATACTCACAAAAAGTTCGCAAAGCAAGCTCCTAGGCGGGCTAGGTTTGTGATGTTTTGTGGACTTGGGCTCTTGGCATGGTTTGATACAACCTTCAATATTAACTCGTaaagaagttaaaaaaaaaaaaaaactcgtaTAGAATATTATGGAGTTGATCCCCCCAAAATGGGGAAAGCATACAACATCTACAGACTACAGGAATGGTTGGCCTAACTTGTTGGGCATTCGATAGCACCCTTCCCTGTTGGACAAATGATTTTAAACAGCATTAATAACATGTAACGAGATCTTTAGTTTGTCGAACGAGTTTCACTATCCAAGATCGGTGGATCCAGTGTTTCGGATAGTGAAAGTTATCCAGCGAATCAACACCATTGCCATTGTACAGTAAATTTATGTCAATACCACTACGTCCGGGAATCAGCACCTTCCCGTTCTTTTACGTCGGAACCTCACAACCATTTCTTTTCGTTCATTCATTGAAGGTAGCTGTAGCTTGCTTCCCACTCCAAGCGCTAGTGACCAGAAGTGAAGTTCCAGCCGAAAGAAGCAAAACAAAGCAACTGCCCTGCAGTCCTTTTAGAGAACAACCATGAGAAGACTATGAGGAAAGAGCATTGTAACACTAGAGCCAGTAGAGGCTGGCTGATGGAGATGGAAAGCTATTCCCCGATGTAGAGAAGGCTCGATGAAGAAAAGAGGAGTGAGCCATATGCACAAAACTCATCCATGAGgaaaatatatgtaatatattTAGAAACATACACTTACCAGAAGAAGGAATAGTTATTCACATGGAAAGAGGTATTTAAACACCAAACGACCGTTCATACACccttttaaacaaaaaaagcaCAATGGAGTCTAAGACTGAACTGACCAGACACAAATTGCAGTAAGCTTTCGATTCAGATCCCAAGGAAAGCAAG from Argentina anserina chromosome 2, drPotAnse1.1, whole genome shotgun sequence carries:
- the LOC126785506 gene encoding probable cytokinin riboside 5'-monophosphate phosphoribohydrolase LOGL10, translating into MENIQEQQQEGVMKSSRFKRICVFCGSSPGKNPSYQLAAVQLGKQLVERNIDLVYGGGSIGLMGQVSQAVYDGGRHVLGVIPRTLMPREITGEPVGEVRAVSGMHQRKAEMARQADAFVALPGGYGTLEELLEVITWAQLGIHQKPVGLLNVDGYYNSLLTFIDNAVDEGFIDPAARHIIVSSPTAEELMCKLEEYAPKHSGLSWEKEQQLEYTAKSDIAR